CCGCCGCGAAGGTGAACGGGTCATACACGCTCGTGCCGAACACCATCGTGCGCATCACTCGCACCCCGAACATGGCGACGCCGAATCCGATCGCCGTGCCCATGACGGCCAGTGTCACACCTTGACCCAGCACGAGCCGCGTGACGCGGCGTGGATCCGCGCCGAGCGCAACGCGAATGCCGATCTCGCGCGTCCGCTGCAAGACGAGATCGGCGAGCATGCCGTACAGACCGATCACGGCCAACAACGCGGCGAGCCCCGCAAATGCACCGAGCAGGAAGAACGTGAACTGTCGCGGAGCGAGCGCCTGGTCGACCACGTGCTCCATCGTGTCGAACTTGGGAGGCGCGAGCGCCGGGTCCATGCTTCTCACGATCGCGATGATCGTCGGCTCGAGTGATTCAGCCGGCGTCGTCGCGCGAACGATCACGGTCTCGAACGTCTCGACGCCCGATTGCCCGATCGGGAGATAGGCGGTCGGCGCGGCGCCCTGCTCCAGATCGTCGTGCAGAACGTCCCTCGCCACGCCGACAATGCGGAGCGGATGATCCAAATACGGGAGCGTTCGCCCCAATACATCCGTCGTGCCGAACATACGACGCGCGAGTGCCGCGTCGACCACCGCGACGGGCAAGGCACCTGCGCGATCGGCGTCGGTGAACGTGCGTCCGTGCAGCAGCGTCGCGCCGATCGTCTCGAAGTAGTCCCGGCCCGCCGCCACCACGTCGATCCGCGGGATCGTATCTCCGTTGACGTCGTGCGTCCCGTACCGCATGCGCACGCCGTACGCCAGCGGCGGACCATCGGTGAGCGCCGCCGACCGAACGCCGGGAAGGCCGCGAACACGCTCGATGAGCGTTCTATAAAACACGTCCGGCCGCGCCTCGGTGTACCGGCTCGACGGCAATCGGATACCGAAGAGAAAGGCGCCGCTCGGACGGAATCCCGGGTCGATCGCCGCCACCCGCCAGAACGTTCGCGCAACCAGGCCGGCGCCGGTCAGGAGCACGAGCGCCGTCGCGAGTTGCGCTACCACCAGCAGCCGTCGTACGACGAGTTGCGCGGCGCTGCCGGCGCTTCGAGGCGCCGAGGTGGCCAGAGCGGCGTGCACGTCACCGCGCGACGCGACGATGGCGGGCACCAAGCCGAACGCAACGCTCGTCGCGACGGCCATGAGCAGTGTGAAGAGCAACACCGCGCTGTCGATGTGAATCCCTTGCATGTTCCCGACCGACGCCGGACTCAAGCGAATGGCGTACGCCACGGCCCCGCGCGCCACGAGCAATCCGGCGAGTGCACCGCCGAGCGACAAGAGCACGCTCTCACATAACAAGCCACGCACGACACGCCAACGTCCCGCGCCCAGCACGAGACGCAGCGACAATTCACGCTGCCTCCCGGCCGCGCGAGCGAGCGTGAGATTGGCCAGATTCGCGCACGCGATGGCGAGCAGCACGCCGACGGCGGCGAAGAGCACGAGCAGTGGTTTCCGGCGATTGCCGTATCGCCGCTCGTGCAGCGTCATCAGAATCGGCCGCAGCCCTTGCTCGGCGCCGATTCGGTCTTCGCGCACTCGCTCGGTGATCGTCGTCAGTTCGGCGCGCGCCGCATCCATGGTATAGCCCGACCGCAGCCGAGCGATCGGCGTGTAGAAGAACGTCGCGCGCCCGGTCGGCGGCTCGATCCGATACGGCCGCCACCACTCGGCGCCGCGATCCTGAAACCACGCGGGCATGACGCCCACGATCGTCGCGGCATGGCCATCGACGCTCGCGCTCTTGCCGACGATCGCGGGATCGGCGTTGAACGACGCGCGCCACAGTCGCTCGCCAAGGATGATCGCGGGAATGCCGGGCTGCCGAAGCTCGTCGTCATTGAACGTTCGCCCGAGAATCGGAGTCGCGCCAAACACGGCGAAGTAGTCGCGCGTCGCGCGCGCGCCGGGTACATCGACCGCGCCATCGGGTAGCGCGAACACGGCGGTGGTATATGACGTCGCGGCGAGATCGACCGACTTCGCCGACTCGAGCCACGCGAAATAGTTACGATCGTCGACGACGTGCCGATCCTCGCCCGGCCGGCCGAGCGAGATCGCGACGATGCGATCGGCATCGGGATATGGCAGTGGACGGAACACCACCGCGTTCACGATCGTGAACATCGCGCTGTTCGCGCCGATGCCCAGCGCGAGCGTGAGAATCATCGCGATGGTATACGCAGGCTTGTTGCGAAGCGTACGCATCGCGTAGCGGAGGTCCGTTGCCCATTGCTCGATCTGTGGCAGGCCGCGCCGTTCGCGCACGGCCTCGACGGCGAGCGTCACGCCGCCGGCCGCGATGAGCGCAGCCCGCCGAGCTTCGTCCGGCGACATGCCTCGCCGTACATGCTCGGCGATGTCCATCTCGAGATGCGCCTCGAGCTCGGCGCGCAGATCGTCGTCGGCCCGTCGGGAGCCGAGTGCCGCGCGGCCGGCGCCCACGAGACGAATGACGAACGCGCGCACGCCGCGCAGCGCGCTCATGCGCGCTCCGGCCGCAGCGCGAAGAACGACTCGATGAGCTGTGCCGTCTCGCGCCATTCTCGCGTCTCACGCGCGAGTTGCTTCTGGCCGGCGGCCGTCAGATGGTAGAATTTGGCGCGCCGGTTGTTCTCCGACGCGCCCCACTCGCCATGAATGAAGCCTTCCTGCTCCAGTTTGAGGAGCGCCGGGTAGAGCGTTCCGTAGTTGAGCGCCAGGCGGTCGCCGCTCGTTTCCTCGATGCGCCGCGCGATGCCGTAGCCATGCAGCGGCCCGAGGACCTCGAGGGTACGCAGCACCATGAGCGACAGTGTGCCCTGCTGGACGTCGATGCGGTCCGCCACGGCGACTCCCGTATGGGTTACCCATATGACTACCATGTTTCCTATTGGAAAGCAATAGGGACCGGGGGCATGGCTCTTGACGCCCAGGCTATCCCATGCCAGGTTGTGATACATCAATTATTGAGGCATCATCATCAAATGGCTCAATCATGGAAGTAATGCCGGGCACGCTCGACACCCTCATCCTTCGCGGTCTCATCTGGGGGCCACGGCACGGCTACGCCGTCGCCCGGTGGATCGAGCAGAGCTCTGGCGAGGCGCTCGTCGTGCTCGACGGCGCGCTCTACACCGCCCTGCACCGCATGGAAGAGCGCGAGCTCATTGCCGCGGAGTGGGGAGTGTCGCCCACCGGCCGGCGCGCCAAGTTCTATCGGCTCACGCCGCGAGGCCGCGCTCACCTCAAGCAGGAAACGCGCGGGTGGGACGACTACGTCGACGCGGTCGCGCGCGTGATGCGCACACGCACACAGCCCACGTGATTTCCGGAGTCCGGCCATGCCTGCACTGCCCGACGAACCGCGTTGGCGCCGCTACCTCCGCTTTTGGCGGCGCAACGTAGCCGCCGACGTCAACGACGAGCTGGCGTTTCATTTCGAGCAGCGCGTCGCCGAGTTCATGGCGGCGGGCGCGACGCGCGAGGCTGCGGAGTGCCGCGCTCGTGAGCGATTCGGGAACGAACGCCAGGCGCGCGATGAGTTGCTGAGCATCGGCAAGCGCGTGAATCAGCGGCGCGATCGCATGCAGGTGCTCGACAACGTGTGGTACGACGCCGTGTTCGCGGTGCGCGGGTTGCGGCGATCGCATGGGTTGGCCATCGCATGCATCGTGACGATTGCGCTCGGAGTTGGGGCGAACGGCGCCATGTTTTCGTTGGCCGATCGATTGTTCAATCGGCCGCCCTCGGGAATTGTGCGCCCGGACGAACTGCGCCGGCTCTATGTGCGAACGACGTGGACCGTCGGTGAAGTCGCCGGAATCCGCGACATCTTCCCCTATCCCGTGTACACGCTGCTCGACAGCAGCCTCGCGCCGCGCGCACAGGTTGCGGGATATACCAAGCCGGACACGGTGCCGGCGGTCGTCGATAACGCGCCGATGACGCTGCACGGCGCGTACGTGACGACCGGGTACATGTCGGCACTCGGCGTGCACCCGGCGATGGGCCGCTTCTTCGCGCCGGACGAGCAGGTCATGGGCGCGCCCGCGTATGTCGCGGTGATTAGCGATCGGCTCTGGCATCGCGTGTTCGACGCCGCGCCGAACGTCATCGGGAAGGTCGTGGAGATCAATCGCCAGCGTACGACAATCATCGGCGTCGCGGCGCGCGGGTTCGACGGACCGGATCTCAGCGCCACCGACGTCTGGATGCCGTTCGCGTCGATCCCCGAGTCGCTCAACGATCACGATTGGTATACGAGCTATTTCTCGGGCACGCGCATGCGGCTGCTCGTGCGCGTTGCGCCCGGCACGTCGAACGAATGGCTCGAGAGCGCCGCGACGACGATCGTTCGCCGCACAGTGGTGCCGGAGGGCCGCGGCGCCACCACCAACGCCGTGCGCGACACCGGCGGGGTGATGCTGGCCGGACCGATCCTCGAGTCGCTGGCGCCGTCGATCAAGCCGGTTCCCGAAGTCGCGATCGCGCGGCGGCTGATCGGTGTCACGATCATCGTGTTGCTGATCGCGTGCGCGAACGTGGCGAGTCTGTTACTGGCTCGGGCAATGGGACGGCGCCGGGAAATCGCGGTGCGCATCGCCCTCGGCGTGTCGCGGGCACGCCTCGTGTCGCAGCTTCTGTGCGAAGGAATCATTCTCGCGGCCGTTGCGGCGGTCGCCGCGCTCATGGTCAGCGTGTGGGCCGGCAATGCGCTGCGCGCGTTGCTCATGCCGGCGACGTATTGGACCGATTCCGCGATCGACGCGCGCGTCGTCGCATTCATTGGTTTCATCGCGATTGCGACCGGCGTGCTCGCCGGGTTGGTGCCCGCTGTGCAAGCGAGTCGCCCGGAGCTCACGGAGGCGCTCAAGAGCGGCGCACGCGACGGCGGTGCGGGCGCGCACCGTTCGCGGCTGCGGCAACTGCTCCTCGTGGCGCAGGTGGCGATGACGGTTCTGTTGCTCTATGGCGCCGGCCTCTATGTGCATAGTCTCATGCGACTGCGCGCGATCGATCTCGGGTTCGACGCCGATCGGGTAGTGTATGGATCAGCGTATCCGCTCGATTCCACCGGCCGTTATTTGGACTGGGGACGCTTTCATTCCCCACAAATCGGCCTCGGTCTCATGGCGGCCGGTAAGCGGCTCGAGGGTGCGCCGGCCATCCAGGCGATGGCGCTCAGCACGGGTGGCCCGATGGAAGGCTACTCGATGATCGGCGTCTACTTTGCCAACGGCGAGCGGGTCCCGAGTCTCGACAAGCGCGATCCCACGTGGAATGCCACGACCTCTACCTATCTCGCGGCGACGGGGGCGAAGATGGCGCGCGGCCGATTCTTCACCGATGCCGATCGCGACGGCGCACCCGTGCTCGTCGTGAACGAGACGGCAGCGCAATTCTACTGGCCGCGGCAGGATGCCCTTGGCAAATGTCTTCGCGTGCTCACCGCCAAGGAACCGTGCAGCGTCGTGATAGGCGTCATGCGCGATTCACACGTCTCCGATGTCGTCGAGAAGCCGGTGATTCAGCTCATTACGCCCTTCGGTTATGACCCCGCCGGCCGGCCGCGCGGACCGAACACGATCATTGCGCGCGCGAAACCAGGACAGACAGCGGTCGTCGAACGGCTCATTCGCGGCGAGCTCACGCGCGTATTTGGCCGAACGGCGGTCGCGTACGTACAATCGGTTCCAGCACTCATGGAGCCGCAGCTTCGCCCGTGGCACGTCGGGCTGCTCCTCTTCGGCGGCTTCGGGCTCCTCGCGCTCACCGTCGCCGCTCTGGGCACCTATAGCGTTCTCTCATACTCCGTCTCTCAACGGCTGCACGAGATCAGCGTGCGCATCGCGCTTGGCGCACGCGGCGCGGACGTATTGCGCCTCGTCGTGGGCCAGGGCGTCCGCCTGACGATGATCGGCGTCGCGCTCGGACTGCTGATCGCGCTCGCCGTGTCGCGCGTGATGCAAACGCTGCTCTACGATACCTCGCCGCGCGAACCGCTCGTGACACTCGGCGTCGCGGCGCTGCTCGTCGCCATCGCCGCGGTGGCGAGCGCGCTGCCGGCGCTCCGGGCGGCGCGAGTGGATCCCGTCGGCGTGCTACGGGCGGAATGAGGCTCCGCGTTCTGCGTCGTCCTTATCGCAGAAGATTCCGCTCCCAGAACTCGATCATCGTTTGATACAAATGGCGGCGCGCCGGGCGATCGCCTATCTCGTGCTTGCGCATCGGATAAACCATGTAGTCGAACGTCTTCCCCGCCCGCACCAGCGCGTCGATGAACGCCTGCTCGTTCTGCGGATGCACGTTGTCGTCGTATGACCCGTGCACCAGCAGCAATCGGCCGTGGAGATTCGCCGCTCGCAACACCACGGATGCGCTGTCGTAGCCCGCCGGATTCGCCTGCGGCATGCCAAGGAATGCCTCGGACCATTTGGTGTCGTAATAGCGCCAATCCGTCACAGGCGCCACGGAGATACCGGCCGCAAACTGCGTCGTGCGCGTGAGCAAATTGAGCGTCACGTAGCCGCCGTTGCTCCATCCCCACACGCCGATGCGTGAGGAGTCCACCCACGGCTGCGATGCGAGCCACGTCGCCGCATCGCCAAGGTCGGCGACCTCGGAGCGTCCGACAGTTCCATAGGCGACGTCTTCCAGCCGCTTGCTGATCGCGGTCGCCGCGCGGTTGTCGACCTGCACGATGAGGAAGCCTTTGTCGACCAGCAATTGGTACAGAAGCGTCCACGAGTACCACGCATCCTCGACGATGGGCGACGACGCCCCGCCGTAAACCTCCATGATCACGGGATAGCGATGCGTCGCATCGAAGTTCCGCGGGCGCCTGATCGTCGCCGGCATTAGAAACCCGTCGCGCGCCGGAATGCGAATGAGCTCGGGATACGAGATGTTGAAACTCGCCAGCGCACCCGTGTTCGAGGCCAGCTCAATGCCAGATGTCGTCGCGCCGGCACCGCGGACCTCGAGCGTCGGCGGCTGGTCGGCGGTCGAGTGAACGTCGACGAACCATGTTGCATCCGGCGACATGCTGATCTGGTGCGTGCCGTGCGTCGTCGTGAGACGTGTCAGTCCGCTGCCGTCGAGATGAACGCGGTACAAATGCCGCTCGGTGGGCGACTGGCGCATGGACGTGAAGTACATCCAATCGTGCGCTTCGTCGACGCCGAGGACGGATTGCCTCACCCATGGTACGCCGCCCGACGACGCCTCGGCAAAATCGCCGCTCGTGACCTGGTTCAGCAGCCTGCCAGTGTCGTCATACCGATAGACGTGGTAGTAGCCGTCGCGCTCCGAGGCCCAGAGGAACGACTTCCCGTCGCGCAGGAAATGCAGGTCGTCGTGAACGTTCACCCAGGCCGAGTCGTGTTCGTCCAGAATGTGCATCGCTCGGCCGCTCACTGGATCCGCAAACGCGAGCGTGAGTGTATGCTGATCGCGCGTGAGCGTTTCGATCGCAAGGCGCGCCGAGCCCGGAAGCCAGTTCACGCGCAACAGCAGGCCGTTGGCCGCGTCGACGTGCATCCACGCCGGCGTCGACGGATTTCGCACGTCGATCACGCCGACGCGTACGCGCGGGTTCGGGTCGCCCGCCTTGGAATACCGCTGCGTGATGATGCGCGGATGCACGGGCGCGACGTCCACGAACGTCGCGATCGGCACGCGCGACTCGTCGGTTTGCAGAAACGCGATGCGCTTGGAATCAGGCGACCACCAGTAGCCGACGTCGTGGCGGCCGAACACTTCCTCCCAATACAACCACGAGAGCGTGCCGTTGAGCGTGGTCGCCGATCCGTCATGGGTGAGACGTGTCTCACGATGCGTGCGCACATCGACGACGAACAAATCGTTCTCGCGCACAAAAGACACCATGCGCCCATCCGGCGAAAAATCGGCCGAGTGCTCCTCGGTCGGCGTGTGCGTCAAGCGATCGAAGCGCGCCGACGCGAGATCGAGGACAAACAGGTCGCCGTCGATGACGTAGAGCGCGTGCGCACCGGTCGCATCGAACGCATCCGGCCAGTCGAGCGCAACCTGCCGGGCCGAGGCCGGGACCAGCGCGTTGAGACTGGCGATCGCGGAGTGTGCATCGACCATCACATGTCGCGCCCCCGTCGTCAGATCGACTCGCTCGATGGTTCGCTCCGTCGGCGACCGCCGAGCGTCGAACATGACGAGCCCGCCGCTCGCGAGCCAGCCCGTTTGCGGCAGCTGGGCGACGCGTCGTCCCGAATCGCTCAGCATCCAGTCGAGCGTCATCGCGCGCGAACCGCGCTGCGCGCCGGCGCGAGCAGTCGCCAACGCGCCACAGACGACGAACGCCCCGATACGAAATCGCAGTGTCATGGCCGAGAATCTCGGACACAGCCGTCATGCCGTCCAGATCGCTGCTCGCTGCTCGCTGCTCGCTGCTCGCTGCTCGCGCCGCGGTCCGCACTTTGCCGCCATGCTCCGCGCACGTCACCACGATTCAACGGAGCACATTCATGACCAACGACAAACACAGCAACCCCGGCAAACTCGGCGGAAAACGCGTCGCCATTCTCGCCACCGACGGCGTCGAGCAAGTCGAGCTCACCGAGCCGCGCAAAGCGCTCGACGAAGCAGGCGCGAAGACCACGCTCATCTCACCCAAGAGCGGAAAGATCAAAGCGTGGCAGCACGATCACTGGGGCGATCAACTCGACGTCGACCTCGAGCTCGGCTCAGCCAGGCCCGACGACTTCGATGCGCTGCTCCTTCCCGGCGGCGTGATGAATCCCGATCACCTGCGCCAGGACACGCGCGCGGTGGAGTTCGTCAAACAGATCTTTCAAGCGGGCAAGCCTGTCGCCGCGATCTGTCATGGACCGTGGCTGCTCGTCGAAGCCGGCTGCGTGCGCGATCGCACCGTCACGTCGTGGCCGTCGTTGCAGACGGACATTCGCAACGCCGGCGGCGATTGGGTCGATCGCGAAGTCGTGACCGACGAAGGACTCGTCACCAGCCGCAAGCCGGACGACATCCCGGCGTTCAACAAGAAAATGATCGAGGAAATCGGCGAAGGTATTCACGATCGCCAAAGCACCTCGACGTCGGCGACGTCGTCGAGGTCAGCCCGGCCGCATCCGTCGGATGAGAGCAGTCGTCTCGGGTGAGGGCTCGGCGCCGAAGTCGGCCTTGAGCCGCTCGGCAAACTCGTCGTAGAGGCGGAGCGCCCCCGAGCGATCGCCGGCGCGGTCCATCAACGACACGGCGCGCCGCAGCACGCGTTCATCGTCCCACGAGAAGCGTGCGGCGCGGCGCGCCCACTTGGTGGCGATGGTGTACGAGGAATCCTTCTCGAACATCTGCGCGAGCGCGAGCGCGGTTCCACCGGCGCGCTCGCGCAGATCGTTGCGCTGGTCGTCGAGCCAGCGCTCGAAGTCGGCGCATCCGCTCAGGTGAAAGCCGGGCATGAGATCGCCGCGGTAGAGGTCCATCGCCCGCGCGAGCCGTCCGGCTTCGACGTGCGTGACGAACTCCAGGGCGTCGCATGTCACGGCACCCTCGGCCAGGGCGATCTCTTCGTCGCCGCGAGATAGTAGCATTTCGCTACCAACCGCGCCCCGGATGAAATGGACCGCTTTGCGCAGCGCCGTCCGCGAGTGCGCCTGATCCAGCTCCGGCCAGAGCAACGCCACGAGATGGTCGCGCCGTTGATACCGCCGCGCCGAACCGGCGAGCGCGAGATACACGAGCAGCGCGACCAGTTTTGGCTGCACCAACACCCGCTCGGCGGCCGCCGTTTCAATCCCGCGCAGCTCGATGCCGCCCAGCAGCTCGAGCGAAAGCGGTGTGGCCGGAGTGGGTGAGGCCGTCATGCGAGAGCACGCGAAATGGTGTGGGTGAACCGAACTGGAGCGCGAAGGAACGCAAAAGGAACGGAAAAAGATCGCTCACGGGTCACCGCG
This genomic stretch from Gemmatimonadaceae bacterium harbors:
- a CDS encoding type 1 glutamine amidotransferase domain-containing protein, encoding MTNDKHSNPGKLGGKRVAILATDGVEQVELTEPRKALDEAGAKTTLISPKSGKIKAWQHDHWGDQLDVDLELGSARPDDFDALLLPGGVMNPDHLRQDTRAVEFVKQIFQAGKPVAAICHGPWLLVEAGCVRDRTVTSWPSLQTDIRNAGGDWVDREVVTDEGLVTSRKPDDIPAFNKKMIEEIGEGIHDRQSTSTSATSSRSARPHPSDESSRLG
- a CDS encoding S9 family peptidase: MTLRFRIGAFVVCGALATARAGAQRGSRAMTLDWMLSDSGRRVAQLPQTGWLASGGLVMFDARRSPTERTIERVDLTTGARHVMVDAHSAIASLNALVPASARQVALDWPDAFDATGAHALYVIDGDLFVLDLASARFDRLTHTPTEEHSADFSPDGRMVSFVRENDLFVVDVRTHRETRLTHDGSATTLNGTLSWLYWEEVFGRHDVGYWWSPDSKRIAFLQTDESRVPIATFVDVAPVHPRIITQRYSKAGDPNPRVRVGVIDVRNPSTPAWMHVDAANGLLLRVNWLPGSARLAIETLTRDQHTLTLAFADPVSGRAMHILDEHDSAWVNVHDDLHFLRDGKSFLWASERDGYYHVYRYDDTGRLLNQVTSGDFAEASSGGVPWVRQSVLGVDEAHDWMYFTSMRQSPTERHLYRVHLDGSGLTRLTTTHGTHQISMSPDATWFVDVHSTADQPPTLEVRGAGATTSGIELASNTGALASFNISYPELIRIPARDGFLMPATIRRPRNFDATHRYPVIMEVYGGASSPIVEDAWYSWTLLYQLLVDKGFLIVQVDNRAATAISKRLEDVAYGTVGRSEVADLGDAATWLASQPWVDSSRIGVWGWSNGGYVTLNLLTRTTQFAAGISVAPVTDWRYYDTKWSEAFLGMPQANPAGYDSASVVLRAANLHGRLLLVHGSYDDNVHPQNEQAFIDALVRAGKTFDYMVYPMRKHEIGDRPARRHLYQTMIEFWERNLLR
- a CDS encoding BTAD domain-containing putative transcriptional regulator, with translation MTASPTPATPLSLELLGGIELRGIETAAAERVLVQPKLVALLVYLALAGSARRYQRRDHLVALLWPELDQAHSRTALRKAVHFIRGAVGSEMLLSRGDEEIALAEGAVTCDALEFVTHVEAGRLARAMDLYRGDLMPGFHLSGCADFERWLDDQRNDLRERAGGTALALAQMFEKDSSYTIATKWARRAARFSWDDERVLRRAVSLMDRAGDRSGALRLYDEFAERLKADFGAEPSPETTALIRRMRPG
- a CDS encoding ABC transporter permease, whose translation is MSALRGVRAFVIRLVGAGRAALGSRRADDDLRAELEAHLEMDIAEHVRRGMSPDEARRAALIAAGGVTLAVEAVRERRGLPQIEQWATDLRYAMRTLRNKPAYTIAMILTLALGIGANSAMFTIVNAVVFRPLPYPDADRIVAISLGRPGEDRHVVDDRNYFAWLESAKSVDLAATSYTTAVFALPDGAVDVPGARATRDYFAVFGATPILGRTFNDDELRQPGIPAIILGERLWRASFNADPAIVGKSASVDGHAATIVGVMPAWFQDRGAEWWRPYRIEPPTGRATFFYTPIARLRSGYTMDAARAELTTITERVREDRIGAEQGLRPILMTLHERRYGNRRKPLLVLFAAVGVLLAIACANLANLTLARAAGRQRELSLRLVLGAGRWRVVRGLLCESVLLSLGGALAGLLVARGAVAYAIRLSPASVGNMQGIHIDSAVLLFTLLMAVATSVAFGLVPAIVASRGDVHAALATSAPRSAGSAAQLVVRRLLVVAQLATALVLLTGAGLVARTFWRVAAIDPGFRPSGAFLFGIRLPSSRYTEARPDVFYRTLIERVRGLPGVRSAALTDGPPLAYGVRMRYGTHDVNGDTIPRIDVVAAGRDYFETIGATLLHGRTFTDADRAGALPVAVVDAALARRMFGTTDVLGRTLPYLDHPLRIVGVARDVLHDDLEQGAAPTAYLPIGQSGVETFETVIVRATTPAESLEPTIIAIVRSMDPALAPPKFDTMEHVVDQALAPRQFTFFLLGAFAGLAALLAVIGLYGMLADLVLQRTREIGIRVALGADPRRVTRLVLGQGVTLAVMGTAIGFGVAMFGVRVMRTMVFGTSVYDPFTFAAVAGLLIGVSVIAAWIPARRASRVDPVRALRAE
- a CDS encoding PadR family transcriptional regulator yields the protein MADRIDVQQGTLSLMVLRTLEVLGPLHGYGIARRIEETSGDRLALNYGTLYPALLKLEQEGFIHGEWGASENNRRAKFYHLTAAGQKQLARETREWRETAQLIESFFALRPERA
- a CDS encoding ADOP family duplicated permease, which codes for MPALPDEPRWRRYLRFWRRNVAADVNDELAFHFEQRVAEFMAAGATREAAECRARERFGNERQARDELLSIGKRVNQRRDRMQVLDNVWYDAVFAVRGLRRSHGLAIACIVTIALGVGANGAMFSLADRLFNRPPSGIVRPDELRRLYVRTTWTVGEVAGIRDIFPYPVYTLLDSSLAPRAQVAGYTKPDTVPAVVDNAPMTLHGAYVTTGYMSALGVHPAMGRFFAPDEQVMGAPAYVAVISDRLWHRVFDAAPNVIGKVVEINRQRTTIIGVAARGFDGPDLSATDVWMPFASIPESLNDHDWYTSYFSGTRMRLLVRVAPGTSNEWLESAATTIVRRTVVPEGRGATTNAVRDTGGVMLAGPILESLAPSIKPVPEVAIARRLIGVTIIVLLIACANVASLLLARAMGRRREIAVRIALGVSRARLVSQLLCEGIILAAVAAVAALMVSVWAGNALRALLMPATYWTDSAIDARVVAFIGFIAIATGVLAGLVPAVQASRPELTEALKSGARDGGAGAHRSRLRQLLLVAQVAMTVLLLYGAGLYVHSLMRLRAIDLGFDADRVVYGSAYPLDSTGRYLDWGRFHSPQIGLGLMAAGKRLEGAPAIQAMALSTGGPMEGYSMIGVYFANGERVPSLDKRDPTWNATTSTYLAATGAKMARGRFFTDADRDGAPVLVVNETAAQFYWPRQDALGKCLRVLTAKEPCSVVIGVMRDSHVSDVVEKPVIQLITPFGYDPAGRPRGPNTIIARAKPGQTAVVERLIRGELTRVFGRTAVAYVQSVPALMEPQLRPWHVGLLLFGGFGLLALTVAALGTYSVLSYSVSQRLHEISVRIALGARGADVLRLVVGQGVRLTMIGVALGLLIALAVSRVMQTLLYDTSPREPLVTLGVAALLVAIAAVASALPALRAARVDPVGVLRAE
- a CDS encoding PadR family transcriptional regulator, with product MEVMPGTLDTLILRGLIWGPRHGYAVARWIEQSSGEALVVLDGALYTALHRMEERELIAAEWGVSPTGRRAKFYRLTPRGRAHLKQETRGWDDYVDAVARVMRTRTQPT